The DNA window ATAGGTTCTCCGGCTATTACCTATTTAACACCCTCAGTTTTAAATTCTAAGGGGATTCTAAGTGAGAGGGTTAAGGAGATCAATTCTTATACCACTTCTCTTGGTCATCCTTTCCTTCGATTCTCTCATTTTGAGCCAAGAAAAAACCGGAGCAAGTCACAAGGAGTACCTCATCGGCGCTGATGATCTCCTTCAGATCTCCGTCTTTCAACTGCCTGAACTGAACACCACGGTTCGTGTCTCAGGCGATGGCTATATCACCTTACCCCTTTTAGGAAAGGTTAAGGCCGGGGGGCTCACCGTAAGCCAACTTGAAGAAAGAATAAGATATCTCCTTTCCAGGGGATATGTGAACAACCCCCAGGTGACCGTGTTCGTCAAGGAGTACCACAGCGCTCGAGTATCGATAATAGGAGCGGTGAAAAACCCCGGGGTCTATGAGTTGATAGGAAGAAGGACCCTGCTCGAGCTCATCGCCGCTGCCGGGGGGCTTACCGACGATGCGGGGAAAACTCTGATCCTCATAAGACCCTCACCGAGCGGGGGATTAAAGGTGAAAGTCAACCTAAAACGGCTTATAGACGAGGGGGACCCCAGCTTGAATTATGTGCTCAGCCCCGGCGATATCATAAGCATCCCCCCGGATGAGATCATCCATATATATGTCTCTGGCGCGGTAAACTCACCCGGAGAAATAACCTTTAGAAGATCTGACGAGCCCTCCGTGCTCCAAGCAATAGCCAAAGCCGGGGGGCTCACCGACAAAGCGGCAAAAACGAGGATAAAGATAATAAGGACAACGACAAAAGGGGAAAGGATAACCATAAAGGTAAACTTGAAGGACATCATTAAGGGTAAGAAAAAAGACATCCCTCTTTTACCTAACGATGTAATCATTGTCCCGGAAAGTTATTTTTAGGGAGAAGAAATGGGAGAGCCCTGGGAAGAAAGTGAACTGAGCATAGCCCACCTTTGGCATACGGTGGTTAAGAGGAGAAAGCTCATCTTAACCGTTCTCTTAATCACCCTCTGTGCGGTTGCCCTGTGGTCTTTCATCGCAAAGCCCACCTATAAGGCATCGGTTACCATCAAGATCGAGCCAGCGATTCCTAAGATCCTATCCTTCGATGAGATGGCGCGGATAGGAACCAGAGACGAGGAGTTCTATCAAACCCAGTATAAGCTTTTAACCAGCCGTACCTTAGCAAAGAGGGTGGTAAAGAGGCTCAATTTGGCGGATAACCCGGAGTTCAATCGGAAGGTGATCACCTTAAACCCCATCGCTCTGATAAAAGGATTGATGGGGGAGAAGCTCGGAGAGACGGATGTCTCGGAGCGGGCGGTAAGCGTCTTTCTTTCCTCCCTCGAGATAAAGCCGATAAAGAATACCCAACTGGTGAAGATATCGTTCATCTCTCATAACCCCAAGCTCTCTGCTCAGGTGGCGAATGCCATTGCTGAGGAGTTTATAAACTGGAGTCTGGAATCGAAGTACATCGCCGCCACCCGGGTGAGCTCGTTCCTCCGCACCCAAATAGAGAAGTTGAAAAAGGAGATAGCAGAAAAGGAAAAAGAGCTACAGAAATACAGTGGGAAAAAGGAGATACTCGGACTCGGAGAACGGGAGAACATAATCCTCCAGAAGTTGGCTGATCTCAACATCGCCTACACTAACGCTCAGGTGGACCGAATAACCAAGGAGGCTTATTACAACAAGGTGAAAAACGCCTCCGCCGATTCCATCCCTGAGGTGCTCAAGAACCCACTTATCCAAGAGTTGAAGGCGGAATACGCCCGCCTTGAGCGTGAATATTCCCAAAAATCAAAGCTATATAAGAAAAATTGGCCCGGGATGATCCAGCTCAGATCGGAGCTCAAGAAAGCGAAGGAACGGCTGGATACCGAGGTACGGAATGTGGTTGCTCAGGTAAAGAACTCTGCCCGTACCGAATACTTGGCGGCTCTCGAACGAGAGCGTAACTTGAAGAGAATGCTCGATGAACAGAAGAAAAAGACGGTTACTTTGAACCTAAACTCCATTGAGTACAACAACCTGAAGAGCGAGGTGGAGAATAAAAGGGCGCTCCTTGCCTCCCTCCTGAAGAAAGCAGATGAGACAAGTGTCTCTGCCGAGATCAAGGATCTGAAGACGAGCAACATCTGGATCATAGATCGGGCGGAGGTGCCGAAGAATGTATATCGCCCCAACAAGAAGATCAACCTCGCCCTTGGGTTCATTCTGGGACTTCTTCTCGGTATAGGGGGTGCTTTCCTCCTCGAATCGATGAAGAACACCATCGATAACTCCGATGATGTAGCAAAATACCTCCGTCTCCCTACCTTAGGGGTAATTCCTTCCTTCGAGATTATGGGGGATGCAAAAAATTACCCCAAGAAACCGATGAAGGGAAGATTAATATCGGTGAAAAGGGAGGAGAACCTCTACAAATTGAGCCATTATCATCCGGAATCGATAATTGCCGAAGCCTATAAATCGCTCCGTACTTCTCTTCTTCTGTTAGCTAACGGCGAGTTTTCCAAAACGATAATGATAACCAGCACTCAACCAGGAGAGGGGAAATCGACGGTGGCGATGAACCTCTCCATTGCCCTCGCCCAATCGGCGCGAAGAACCCTCCTCATCGACTCTGATCTTAGGAATCAGAAGATCTCCCATATATTCCGCACCGGGAAGATGCTTGGTCTCTCTAATTTTCTCCGAGGACAGGCGGAGCCGACCAAGATCACCTATAAAACCGATATCCCCAATCTATACCTCATCCCTGCTGGCACCTTCTCCAGAAACGCCTCCGAGCTTCTCGATTCCATCAAGCTAAACAAACTCCTCGAATCCTATATCGGCTATTTCGATAAGATAATACTCGATTCTCCCCCTTTAATCCCGGTGGCGGATGCGGTTATTTTGGGGAGCAAGGTGGATAAGATCGTTATCGTTGTCCTCGCCGAGGATACGCCCCGGGAGCTCATACTCAAGGCAAAGGAGAAACTACTCCCAATGCGGGATAAGGTGCTGGGGGTGGTATTGAACAACGCCCGCCTTTGGGAGAAGGATTACTATTACTACAAACGATACTACACCTACTACTCCAAGGGAATGCCGAAGAAGAAGGTGGTGCTGAAGATAGTGAGCGACCACAAAAATCAAGAAAAAGAAGTCAAAAGGAAGGGGAAATAATGGAAACCCTTTTGGTAGTATTCCTCCTTTCCTTTGTCTTGGCTGATTGTCTCACCCCTCTGGTGAGACAGATGGGGGTGAGGCTGAAACTGTACGATTTTCCTGACGGAAGGAGGAAAATCCACCGCAAACCAATACCCACCTTGGGCGGGCTGTCCGTCTTCACCGCATTTTATCTCTCCTTTGGCATTTTATTCCTTATAAAGGGGGCGAAAGGTCTGATTGCCCCTCTTTCTTCAGCAAAGGCGGTTGCCTTCTTCGTCGGTGGGGCAATGGTGGTAATCGTAGGGGTCCATGACGATCTAAGAAAGCTTTCTCCTACTACTAAGCTCCTCTTTCAGGTGCTTATTGGCTTTCTCCTCTACGCCGCTGGATATCGAATAGCGGTGCTATCCAATCCATTAGGAGGAGAACCGATCCATCTGGGGATAGTCTCTCCCATAGTAACCATCCTCTGGATAATAGGAATAATCAACGCATTCAATCTCATCGATGGTATAGACGGACTTGCTACCGGTATCGGTGTCTTCGTATCCCTCAATATTCTCATCCTCGCCTTAGCCAATGGCAAGATGATAGCCGGGATCTACGCTCTTGCCCTTCTTGGAAGCCTGCTTGGCTTCCTCCGGTACAACTTCCCCCCAGCGAAGATATTCCTCGGGGATACTGGAAGTATGCTCATCGGCTATGTGGTGGCGATAACTGCTATTCAGGGATCGCATAAGGGAAGCTCGGTGGTGGCCTTGCTCTCGCCGATCATCGCCCTCGGACTCCCGATAGTCGACACCCTGCTCGCCATCGTGCGCCGGGTGGTAAAGGGAAGATCCATCTTTTCCGCCGATTCCGATCACATTCATCATCGACTACTTAAGCTTGGCCTCACCAAACGGGAAGCGGTGCTAATCGCCTATATCGCCTGTTTCGTTCTCTGGTTCTTCTCGTTGATCATCATCCTCGGCAAAAGCTACCTCAACTTCTTCATCCTCCTTTCCACCTTTGCCCTCGCTCTCTTAGGGATCAACAAGTTAGGTTATATCAAGGAGCTCAAACTTAGCCGCCACAAAAACGGTTTAAATCGATTTCTTACCTCGGAAAAACCCAAGGAGAGCTTGGGAAAAACGCATTGATATCCCATGATGCTGCTGGGTAAGTCCTACCAGATCCAGGTTCTGGGGTTACTCCTTCTACTCATCTTCTCTACCTTAGCCTTTGGGGCAGTTGAGCGGTGGGCTTACTCCATCTCCCAACTCCTGATATTTTCCCTCGCCTCTCTCGTCATCCTCCGCGCCCTTATCAAAGGGGAAAGGATAACACTTGGTGGAGGAATGGGCTTCATCCTTCTCCTCTTCTCCCTTATCCCTATTCTTCAGCTCATCCCCCTTTCCTCATCCATCCTACGCAACCTATCGCCAGCCACCTATCAGCTTCTCCATACCTTAGAGAGGACGAACGCTGGGGATTTTCATCCTATAAGCATCTACCCTTTTGCCACTGAGGAGAGCTTCTTTTTCCTGCTTTCACTCTTCTTTATCTTCTTTCTATTTAAAAACAGCTTAAAAGACGAGATCAAGCGAGAGAGGTTTGCCCTTCTCCTCATACTCTTTATCTCATTCTTCTCCCTATTTGCCATCGTGGAAAAGCTAACCTGGAATGGAAAGCTATACTGGGTGAGAGCACTGAAGGAAGAAGGCGATCCTTTTGGATCCTTTGTCAACCGGAATAACGCCGTCTGCTTCCTTACAGCAGGGTTTTTCCTCGCCTTAGGGTATTATCTCGAAAAGAAGAACGAAGGGAAGGGGATTCTTTTATTTCTCCTCCCTTCAATGGTCGGGGGAGCGATCCTTTATTCCTCCTCTAAGGGGGGGATATTGAATTTTATCCTCTCCCTATCGATCTTTTTGGGTCTTTTTATTAGAAAAACCAGAAGGAGTTGGAAAGGTTTCCTTCCCACTTTGGTGCTTTTGATACTTTTCCTCCTCCTTCTTCTCTCTCCCCAGAAGATAAACCCCGTATTGGAGAAAATACACCTACCCTATCTAAAGGAACTTACCGATTTCACCCGGATCAACCTCTGGCGAGATGCTTTATCCATCCCTTTGGATTTCCCCCTAATAGGAACTGGCGGAGGGACATTCTCTCGCATCTTCACCAAGTACAAAAGAGTGCCTGAGGAGCTCCTTTTCGAGCACGCGGAAAACGAGTATTTAGAGGTGGCCGTAGAGGGGGGGATGCTCGCCGTCACCCTAACCTTCTTTCTCTTCCTCCTCTTTGGGAAAAGATTAAAGGAAAACATTCAAAAAGCGAGAGGAAGTTTAACATTTCTCCGTTTGGGCGCAGTGGTGGGGGTTTTATCCCTCGGCATCCACTCACTCTTCGATTTCGCCCTCGAGATACCAGCAATAGCTTATTTTGCGGTGGCCGTTCTCTTCTTCGCCACTGCTCCTGAGGGAGAAAGAGCCGAAAATAGAGGGAAAAGAAACATCCCCCTTTCCATCATTTTCATTTCTCTCTCCCTTCTCGGGATCTACTGGGGGGCAAGCGGTGTTCTATTGACGGAAAACCTCAAACAAGAGGAACTGAGAATAGCGAGAGAGATCCACTATTCGCCAAAGCCTCCTTTAAGGGAGCGGGGAAATTCGGGCTATCTTCTCGCCTTAGCTGATTACGCCTCTTCCCTTGCGAACGAAAGGGGAGGACAAATAGAACTAACGCTCCTTGAGGAAGCGGTGAAAGCAGATCCAGTGAACTTCGAGCTTTACCTTCGTCTGGGAAACGCTTACGCCACCAGGGGAAGAGAAAAGGAAGCAGTCGCTTCATTCGAGAAAGCCCTCCTTCTCAACCCGCGATCCTCAAGGGTCCATTATATCCTCGGTATGTGGCTGATCGGAAGGGACTACGAGGAGGGAGTAAAGCATCTGAGGGAGGCAATTTCGTTATACCCCAAGTATCTCGAACTCATCCTCTCTTATCTCCTGGCTAAGGGTATTCCGCCAGAGAGGATCGTAGATACCCTTCCCCAAAAGAAGGATATCTTGATTGCGGCGAGCAATATCCTGATAAAACGAAACGAGGAGGAGGCATCTGCCTTATGCCTTGCGCGGGCGATAAAGATTGTGGAGGAAAAGGGAGAGAAAGAAAAAGCCATCAAATACCGCTTAAGGCTCTCCCGCCTTCTCACCAAGAGGGGGGACTACGCCAAAGCCTTAGCTGAGGTAGAAAAGGTACTCAGCCTCAACCCAGCCGAACCAAACGCCCACTATCAAAGAGGGATCATCTACCTTCGGATGAGGCGCTATCAAGAGGCGGTTTCCTCCTTCGAAAAAGCGGTTGCCCTGTCTAAAGGTAATAAGGACTTCCTCATCGGGCTCGGCATAGGTTATTATTCACTAAAGGATTATCATCAGGCGGAGGGGGTTTTTCTCTCCGCCCAAGAGATGGGGAAAAGGGATGATCCAATCACTCATCTCTGGCTCGCTCGGGTCTATCTAAAAAGGGGGGAAAGGGATAAAGCCCTTAGAGAATATAAAAAGTTACTCACCCTCGATCCGGGAAACAAAGAGGCTAAGAAGTGGATAGCGAGGCTTGAGAAGAAATGAAAAAGAAGTTTCGGCTAGCTGTGGTCTCTCCTCCTCCCCCGATGCCTTATCGTGCTGCCTTTTTCCGCCATCTGGCAAACCATCCTGATATAGACCTAACCGTCTATTATGCAACTGGCGCCTACGGGGAAAGAAGGGTGAAACACCAGGGGTTTGGCATTTCGCTAAAATGGGATGTACCCACCCTATCTGGGTATAACTACCACATTCTAAAGAGCTTGCTCCCATGGAGAAAATCTTCCCCTTTCTTAGGCCAGATTAGCTTAGGGGTGATACCCGCTCTTGTTAGGGGAAATTATCAGGCAGTAATCATCTATGGATACTCCTACTTCTCCTCTCTGCTTGCATATCTCACCGCTCGCTTAACCAAGATCCCCATCCTTTTCCGCGGAGAATCCACCCTCCTTTATCCTACTCCCCCTTTAACAAAGGAAATAAAGAGGTTGTTTCTTCCTTTTGTCTTTAAACGAATAGCTGCTTTCCTTGCTATCGGTTCACTTAATAGGGAGTTCTATCGTTCCTATGGAGTAAAAGAGGAAAAGATTTTCTTCGCCCCTTATGCAGTTGACAACGACTTCTTCTTATCCTACTTCGAACGATATAAAGGGGAAAAACAGAGGCTTCGGGAAAAGCTTAACCTCCCTAAAGAGAAAATCCTCATTCTCTTCGTGGGAAAGCTGATTGAAAGGAAAAAGCCATTCGACCTCCTCTCCGCTTTTGAGAAACTCTCCTCTCGGGAAAGAGCAGCGCTTCT is part of the Acidobacteriota bacterium genome and encodes:
- a CDS encoding polysaccharide biosynthesis/export family protein; protein product: MRGLRRSILIPLLLVILSFDSLILSQEKTGASHKEYLIGADDLLQISVFQLPELNTTVRVSGDGYITLPLLGKVKAGGLTVSQLEERIRYLLSRGYVNNPQVTVFVKEYHSARVSIIGAVKNPGVYELIGRRTLLELIAAAGGLTDDAGKTLILIRPSPSGGLKVKVNLKRLIDEGDPSLNYVLSPGDIISIPPDEIIHIYVSGAVNSPGEITFRRSDEPSVLQAIAKAGGLTDKAAKTRIKIIRTTTKGERITIKVNLKDIIKGKKKDIPLLPNDVIIVPESYF
- a CDS encoding polysaccharide biosynthesis tyrosine autokinase, with the protein product MGEPWEESELSIAHLWHTVVKRRKLILTVLLITLCAVALWSFIAKPTYKASVTIKIEPAIPKILSFDEMARIGTRDEEFYQTQYKLLTSRTLAKRVVKRLNLADNPEFNRKVITLNPIALIKGLMGEKLGETDVSERAVSVFLSSLEIKPIKNTQLVKISFISHNPKLSAQVANAIAEEFINWSLESKYIAATRVSSFLRTQIEKLKKEIAEKEKELQKYSGKKEILGLGERENIILQKLADLNIAYTNAQVDRITKEAYYNKVKNASADSIPEVLKNPLIQELKAEYARLEREYSQKSKLYKKNWPGMIQLRSELKKAKERLDTEVRNVVAQVKNSARTEYLAALERERNLKRMLDEQKKKTVTLNLNSIEYNNLKSEVENKRALLASLLKKADETSVSAEIKDLKTSNIWIIDRAEVPKNVYRPNKKINLALGFILGLLLGIGGAFLLESMKNTIDNSDDVAKYLRLPTLGVIPSFEIMGDAKNYPKKPMKGRLISVKREENLYKLSHYHPESIIAEAYKSLRTSLLLLANGEFSKTIMITSTQPGEGKSTVAMNLSIALAQSARRTLLIDSDLRNQKISHIFRTGKMLGLSNFLRGQAEPTKITYKTDIPNLYLIPAGTFSRNASELLDSIKLNKLLESYIGYFDKIILDSPPLIPVADAVILGSKVDKIVIVVLAEDTPRELILKAKEKLLPMRDKVLGVVLNNARLWEKDYYYYKRYYTYYSKGMPKKKVVLKIVSDHKNQEKEVKRKGK
- a CDS encoding undecaprenyl/decaprenyl-phosphate alpha-N-acetylglucosaminyl 1-phosphate transferase, yielding METLLVVFLLSFVLADCLTPLVRQMGVRLKLYDFPDGRRKIHRKPIPTLGGLSVFTAFYLSFGILFLIKGAKGLIAPLSSAKAVAFFVGGAMVVIVGVHDDLRKLSPTTKLLFQVLIGFLLYAAGYRIAVLSNPLGGEPIHLGIVSPIVTILWIIGIINAFNLIDGIDGLATGIGVFVSLNILILALANGKMIAGIYALALLGSLLGFLRYNFPPAKIFLGDTGSMLIGYVVAITAIQGSHKGSSVVALLSPIIALGLPIVDTLLAIVRRVVKGRSIFSADSDHIHHRLLKLGLTKREAVLIAYIACFVLWFFSLIIILGKSYLNFFILLSTFALALLGINKLGYIKELKLSRHKNGLNRFLTSEKPKESLGKTH
- a CDS encoding tetratricopeptide repeat protein; the encoded protein is MMLLGKSYQIQVLGLLLLLIFSTLAFGAVERWAYSISQLLIFSLASLVILRALIKGERITLGGGMGFILLLFSLIPILQLIPLSSSILRNLSPATYQLLHTLERTNAGDFHPISIYPFATEESFFFLLSLFFIFFLFKNSLKDEIKRERFALLLILFISFFSLFAIVEKLTWNGKLYWVRALKEEGDPFGSFVNRNNAVCFLTAGFFLALGYYLEKKNEGKGILLFLLPSMVGGAILYSSSKGGILNFILSLSIFLGLFIRKTRRSWKGFLPTLVLLILFLLLLLSPQKINPVLEKIHLPYLKELTDFTRINLWRDALSIPLDFPLIGTGGGTFSRIFTKYKRVPEELLFEHAENEYLEVAVEGGMLAVTLTFFLFLLFGKRLKENIQKARGSLTFLRLGAVVGVLSLGIHSLFDFALEIPAIAYFAVAVLFFATAPEGERAENRGKRNIPLSIIFISLSLLGIYWGASGVLLTENLKQEELRIAREIHYSPKPPLRERGNSGYLLALADYASSLANERGGQIELTLLEEAVKADPVNFELYLRLGNAYATRGREKEAVASFEKALLLNPRSSRVHYILGMWLIGRDYEEGVKHLREAISLYPKYLELILSYLLAKGIPPERIVDTLPQKKDILIAASNILIKRNEEEASALCLARAIKIVEEKGEKEKAIKYRLRLSRLLTKRGDYAKALAEVEKVLSLNPAEPNAHYQRGIIYLRMRRYQEAVSSFEKAVALSKGNKDFLIGLGIGYYSLKDYHQAEGVFLSAQEMGKRDDPITHLWLARVYLKRGERDKALREYKKLLTLDPGNKEAKKWIARLEKK
- a CDS encoding glycosyltransferase family 4 protein, translating into MKKKFRLAVVSPPPPMPYRAAFFRHLANHPDIDLTVYYATGAYGERRVKHQGFGISLKWDVPTLSGYNYHILKSLLPWRKSSPFLGQISLGVIPALVRGNYQAVIIYGYSYFSSLLAYLTARLTKIPILFRGESTLLYPTPPLTKEIKRLFLPFVFKRIAAFLAIGSLNREFYRSYGVKEEKIFFAPYAVDNDFFLSYFERYKGEKQRLREKLNLPKEKILILFVGKLIERKKPFDLLSAFEKLSSRERAALLFVGEGKERERLEQYTRERGLSNVFFAGFANQTDLPRYYALSDIFVLPSRRDNWGLVVNEAMNFELPIITSDAVGSSYDLVKPGENGFVFPTGDVTTLSLLLDRLIADEPLRKKMGKRSGEIIKRFNFEEAVSGVLSALNYLASRRRG